One part of the Rothia sp. ZJ932 genome encodes these proteins:
- a CDS encoding HU family DNA-binding protein, translating to MAKNRSELVAEVAEKAGTSQAAVNGVLDALFQVFESSVAQGEKITIPGWMAIERTDRAARTGRNPQTGETIQIPAGHGVKLTAGSKLKAAVSKK from the coding sequence ATGGCTAAGAACCGCAGCGAACTCGTCGCAGAGGTAGCAGAAAAGGCTGGCACCAGCCAGGCAGCAGTAAACGGTGTGCTCGACGCACTGTTCCAGGTTTTCGAGTCTTCAGTTGCTCAGGGCGAAAAGATCACCATTCCCGGTTGGATGGCAATCGAGCGCACTGACCGTGCAGCACGCACCGGCCGCAACCCCCAGACCGGCGAAACCATTCAGATTCCTGCAGGTCACGGTGTAAAGCTCACCGCAGGTTCAAAGCTGAAGGCTGCTGTTTCAAAGAAGTAA